The following are encoded together in the Pleurocapsa sp. FMAR1 genome:
- the corA gene encoding magnesium/cobalt transporter CorA yields MSYVNQVNQNSKTATEEEEDLFDYAYEQPGSMPGTLNIEDDADLPEIILIDYNRDRVKRINNLTPEACAEHLDTESVSWLDVKGLGSENILQRLGKVFGLHPLVLEDVVNVPQRPKVEDYPQQLVIITQMVIPKTSGEGFWLEQVSLVVGKNYVLTVQEKPEKDCFRPVRRRIKFKKGNITTMGADYLAYALWDAIIDGFFPVLEIYGEKIEDLEDEVLFNPTNQSLAKVYQIKRELLALRRAIWPQRNALNKLIRDGSSFVDPEILIFLRDCYDHAVQIIDIIETYRELASSLTDIYLSAINNKMNEVMKLLTVISSIFIPLTFIVGIYGMNFNPDKSPWNMPELDWYWGYPFCWLVMIAIAASLIYFFWRRGWFENFSKIPKQK; encoded by the coding sequence ATGAGTTACGTAAATCAAGTAAACCAGAATTCAAAGACAGCCACAGAAGAGGAAGAAGATTTATTTGATTATGCTTATGAGCAGCCAGGCAGTATGCCAGGTACGCTCAATATTGAAGATGATGCAGACTTACCTGAGATAATTTTAATTGACTACAATCGCGATCGCGTCAAAAGAATTAACAACCTAACCCCTGAAGCCTGTGCCGAACATCTCGATACAGAATCAGTATCATGGCTTGATGTTAAGGGTTTGGGTAGCGAAAACATTTTGCAAAGACTAGGCAAAGTATTTGGCTTACATCCTTTGGTATTAGAAGACGTGGTTAATGTTCCCCAAAGACCAAAGGTTGAAGATTATCCGCAACAGTTAGTAATTATTACTCAAATGGTTATCCCCAAAACTTCAGGAGAGGGGTTTTGGTTAGAACAAGTGAGTTTGGTAGTCGGCAAGAACTATGTATTGACCGTACAAGAAAAACCAGAAAAAGACTGTTTTCGACCAGTGAGAAGGCGAATTAAATTTAAAAAAGGAAACATTACCACCATGGGAGCAGATTATCTAGCTTATGCTCTTTGGGATGCAATTATAGATGGTTTTTTCCCCGTTTTAGAAATTTATGGCGAAAAGATAGAAGACCTAGAAGACGAAGTTCTTTTTAATCCTACTAACCAAAGTTTGGCTAAAGTTTATCAAATAAAAAGAGAACTATTAGCTTTACGTAGAGCAATTTGGCCTCAAAGAAATGCCTTAAATAAATTGATCAGAGACGGTAGTAGCTTTGTAGATCCAGAGATTTTAATCTTTTTGAGAGACTGTTATGACCACGCTGTACAAATTATTGACATTATTGAAACATACCGTGAATTAGCCTCTAGTTTAACCGATATTTATCTGTCTGCTATTAACAATAAAATGAATGAAGTTATGAAACTATTAACGGTAATTTCCAGTATTTTTATTCCTCTGACTTTTATCGTTGGTATCTATGGCATGAACTTTAATCCCGACAAGTCTCCTTGGAATATGCCAGAGTTAGACTGGTATTGGGGATATCCTTTTTGTTGGCTAGTCATGATAGCGATCGCAGCTTCTTTGATTTATTTCTTTTGGCGGCGAGGTTGGTTTGAAAACTTTTCTAAAATACCCAAACAAAAATAA
- a CDS encoding pantothenate kinase, whose product MSNNTSFDNWLGLAIGNSRLHWAWFEQYTLIETWDTQHLSVAIKPNQLPQQFLANQLLEKQLTQIPVYLASVVPEQTKLWQNYADLKIITLEDIELENIYPTMGIDRALAAWGAVETYSQACLVIDGGTALTFTGVDRQKRLVGGAISPGLRSQLTSLKQKTALPEIELPHTLPQRWALNTDEAIASGIIYTTISGIFSYIADWQRQFSNHQVIFTGGDAELLWRYLHLQSPQVAQQIIVDRNLVFQGIQLVCQNHLTP is encoded by the coding sequence GTGAGTAATAATACAAGCTTTGATAATTGGTTAGGGTTAGCAATTGGCAACTCCAGACTCCATTGGGCATGGTTTGAGCAGTATACTTTGATTGAAACCTGGGATACCCAACATTTATCAGTCGCAATCAAACCCAATCAGTTACCTCAGCAGTTTTTAGCTAACCAACTACTTGAAAAACAGCTTACGCAAATACCAGTTTATTTAGCTTCAGTTGTCCCAGAACAAACAAAACTTTGGCAAAATTATGCTGATTTAAAAATAATAACTCTAGAAGATATTGAATTAGAAAATATTTATCCCACCATGGGAATCGATCGCGCTTTAGCAGCTTGGGGTGCAGTAGAAACTTATAGTCAAGCCTGTTTGGTAATAGATGGAGGCACAGCCTTAACCTTTACAGGAGTGGATCGACAAAAAAGACTTGTAGGAGGCGCAATCTCGCCTGGATTGCGATCGCAGCTTACCAGCCTCAAGCAAAAAACCGCATTACCAGAGATAGAACTTCCTCATACCTTACCTCAACGTTGGGCATTAAATACCGATGAAGCGATCGCCAGTGGGATTATTTATACAACCATCTCTGGTATTTTTAGCTATATTGCTGATTGGCAGCGACAATTTTCCAATCATCAAGTAATTTTTACTGGAGGAGATGCTGAGTTACTCTGGCGATATTTGCATCTGCAATCTCCTCAAGTTGCTCAACAGATAATAGTTGATCGCAATTTAGTTTTTCAAGGTATACAACTCGTGTGCCAAAATCACTTAACTCCTTGA
- the remA gene encoding extracellular matrix/biofilm regulator RemA, protein MDIQLINIGFGNIVSANRIIAIVSPESAPIKRIITEAREKSLLIDATYGRRTRAVIITDSSHVVLSAIQPETVAHRFVVNKE, encoded by the coding sequence ATGGATATTCAATTAATTAATATTGGTTTTGGTAATATAGTTTCCGCTAATCGTATTATTGCTATTGTTAGCCCAGAATCCGCACCTATCAAAAGGATTATTACCGAAGCAAGAGAGAAAAGCTTATTAATAGATGCAACTTATGGTCGCCGTACTCGCGCTGTCATTATTACAGATTCATCTCATGTAGTATTGTCCGCAATACAGCCTGAGACTGTGGCTCATCGATTTGTAGTTAATAAAGAATAG
- a CDS encoding D-Ala-D-Ala carboxypeptidase family metallohydrolase codes for MLLPSGKVVYVSTPIYANSHFSWGEVTCNCTRHIENLILNKKLVISAIAIEKNIVKTAIALDEIRANLSNRPIKVNSWYRPALVNRAVGGKEDSRHQFGDAVDICSDYYLPSKIYTFLSMTHNGGLGLYPSFLHVDWRGYKARW; via the coding sequence ATGCTTCTACCTTCAGGCAAAGTTGTCTACGTCTCAACTCCTATATACGCTAATTCTCATTTTTCCTGGGGAGAAGTTACCTGTAACTGTACTCGTCACATTGAGAATCTAATTTTAAATAAAAAGCTAGTTATTAGCGCGATCGCTATCGAGAAAAACATTGTCAAAACAGCGATCGCCCTCGATGAAATTCGGGCTAACCTGTCAAATCGCCCAATCAAGGTAAATAGCTGGTATCGTCCTGCATTAGTTAATCGCGCTGTCGGCGGTAAAGAAGATAGCAGACATCAGTTTGGCGATGCGGTAGATATTTGCAGCGATTATTATCTGCCAAGCAAAATTTACACTTTTTTAAGCATGACGCATAATGGCGGGTTGGGACTATATCCGTCCTTTCTTCACGTTGACTGGCGGGGGTATAAAGCAAGATGGTGA
- a CDS encoding DUF4350 domain-containing protein, with translation MPNLRQRQWLFAIIAIAVILILTLIAAPNGDGSKNNSGSSYGRAPDGYGAWYEYMSKKEIPIKRWQKPFAQFVKDNHQGVTYIKIHSKADFLSSTLDLSKDESSWVEKGNTLVILGVNLPATAAPFQSFIPYRNRPLSSSQIKIETTRRYIFPSQNPSLLSDRYGTIVWSEKLGQGKVIYSTTPYLAANAYQDSPDNYEFLAELVSQNQAIWVDEYIHGYKDQETIVKEQREDVLSYLAKTPLYLLFIQMIVIGSVASAAAFRRFGVPIVSKTAVIDNSTAYIDALAGVLEKANSTDFIIDTIAKDEQRKLQTSLGLGKSLVDDKTLIAACQQQKQESAADLSQLLQTRNNQKISDAKLITWIQKWQKINSQ, from the coding sequence ATGCCAAACCTTCGTCAACGTCAATGGCTGTTTGCAATAATTGCGATCGCTGTAATTCTTATTCTAACTTTAATTGCTGCACCTAACGGTGACGGCAGTAAAAACAACAGTGGCTCAAGCTATGGACGCGCTCCTGATGGTTATGGTGCATGGTATGAATATATGTCGAAAAAGGAAATACCAATCAAACGTTGGCAAAAGCCTTTTGCCCAATTTGTTAAAGATAATCATCAGGGAGTTACCTATATTAAAATCCACAGTAAAGCTGATTTTTTGTCTAGCACCCTAGACTTATCTAAAGATGAGTCTAGCTGGGTAGAAAAAGGCAATACTCTGGTAATTCTGGGAGTTAATCTACCAGCCACCGCAGCACCTTTTCAAAGCTTTATACCCTATCGAAATCGACCTTTATCAAGCAGTCAAATCAAAATTGAAACTACTCGCCGTTACATATTTCCTAGCCAAAATCCCAGCTTACTCAGCGATCGCTATGGCACTATTGTTTGGTCAGAAAAACTCGGTCAAGGCAAAGTTATCTACAGCACCACTCCCTATTTAGCAGCTAATGCCTATCAAGATTCCCCTGATAATTATGAATTCCTAGCAGAGTTAGTTAGCCAAAATCAAGCTATCTGGGTAGACGAATATATTCACGGCTATAAAGACCAAGAAACCATTGTTAAAGAGCAAAGAGAAGACGTTCTAAGCTATCTTGCCAAAACTCCTTTATATTTATTGTTTATACAAATGATAGTTATTGGTAGTGTCGCTAGTGCTGCTGCTTTTCGTCGCTTTGGTGTACCTATTGTCTCTAAAACCGCAGTCATAGATAATAGTACAGCTTATATTGATGCTCTAGCAGGAGTATTAGAAAAAGCTAACAGTACAGATTTTATTATAGATACTATTGCTAAAGATGAACAAAGAAAACTACAAACATCTCTCGGTTTGGGAAAATCTCTAGTTGACGACAAGACTTTAATTGCTGCTTGTCAACAACAGAAACAAGAATCAGCAGCAGACTTGAGCCAATTATTGCAAACTAGAAATAATCAGAAAATCAGCGATGCAAAGTTAATTACCTGGATCCAAAAATGGCAGAAAATTAATTCTCAGTAA
- a CDS encoding DUF4129 domain-containing protein, which translates to MSAGSFKQDGLGWRIDLIKRRIGEWIEYKTSQLNTDSWELGWLKSKLLWQIVKFCIWSLLAILLVWLTWQLWLGLRPYWKRWQRKNNHSSIIDKPTNTPKFSQADWLERSQAARIEGNYRQAIFCLYQAMLQLLDERGIIAARSSLTDEEYRRSLSKQDLSSLQAYELLLSSHQRLCFGRAQADRSLFEQCQQAYKQIEVNPKGS; encoded by the coding sequence ATGTCCGCAGGGTCATTCAAACAAGACGGTTTAGGCTGGCGCATAGATTTAATTAAACGCAGAATTGGTGAATGGATCGAATATAAAACCTCTCAATTAAATACAGACTCCTGGGAGCTAGGATGGCTCAAATCTAAGCTACTCTGGCAAATTGTCAAATTCTGTATCTGGTCGCTTCTGGCTATTTTATTAGTTTGGCTGACATGGCAACTATGGCTTGGCTTGCGTCCTTACTGGAAACGCTGGCAAAGAAAAAATAACCACTCTTCAATCATCGATAAACCTACCAATACACCAAAATTTTCTCAAGCAGACTGGTTAGAGCGATCGCAAGCAGCCAGAATTGAAGGTAACTATCGTCAAGCAATTTTTTGTTTATATCAGGCGATGTTGCAGCTACTAGATGAGCGGGGAATTATTGCAGCGAGATCTAGTCTTACCGATGAAGAATATCGGCGATCGCTTTCAAAGCAGGATCTATCTAGCCTCCAAGCCTACGAGCTATTGCTGTCTAGTCATCAAAGATTATGTTTTGGTAGGGCGCAAGCAGATCGCTCTTTGTTTGAGCAATGTCAGCAGGCATATAAGCAAATTGAAGTTAATCCCAAGGGATCATAA
- a CDS encoding Rqc2 family fibronectin-binding protein: MQPVDYTTLMASCNELNRDWIPARIEQIYQRDRFTISLALRTLKAKPWLTICWHPEAARINIGDPPPRVKDTFTFSDQLRHQLNGLALIDIKAIAAWERVLDLQFANRPGEAPLWHLYVEIMGKYSNVILTDADQQIITPARQISAAQSSVRPIQTGQGYEMPPPLTGTTPKLEESSARWQERVSLIPGNLQRQLLKSYRGLSPRVAEEIIIAAGLSPQQNTDTLEAEHWQELFSYWQKWLMVLNNRQFDPGWLANGYTVLGWNKIESAERVQTLLHHYYTDEVNQQQFKQLHHQLNQKLTNLLKKLNVKANKFRQRLQQSADADSDRSSADLLMAHLHEWQPGMKSITLNDFETGKPVKIKLNPEKNAVQNAQALYKNSQKLKRAKGAVVPLLAEVDSEINYLSQVQTALNQLQGEKVIGSSENLHALEEIKEELVQQNYFAVERQADDRKVDRDTQPYRYTAPSGCEIWIGRNNRQNDILTFRTAVEYDLWFHTQEIPGSHVLLRLNPGTVPSEADLQFTADLTAYYSQARESEQVPVTYTKPKYVYKPKGAKPGMVIYKQETVIWGKPQVAKKYLSQRT, translated from the coding sequence ATGCAACCAGTTGACTACACGACCTTGATGGCAAGCTGCAATGAACTTAATCGAGACTGGATTCCTGCTCGTATTGAGCAGATATATCAACGCGATCGCTTTACCATCTCTTTAGCTTTACGCACCCTCAAAGCCAAGCCTTGGCTGACTATTTGCTGGCATCCTGAAGCAGCCAGAATCAATATTGGCGATCCCCCACCCAGGGTTAAGGACACTTTTACCTTTAGCGATCAGCTTCGCCATCAGCTTAATGGTTTAGCTTTAATTGATATTAAGGCGATCGCAGCTTGGGAAAGAGTCTTGGATCTCCAGTTCGCCAACCGTCCAGGAGAAGCCCCTCTTTGGCATTTATACGTAGAGATTATGGGCAAATATAGTAACGTCATTCTTACCGATGCCGACCAACAAATTATTACCCCTGCCCGTCAAATTAGTGCTGCTCAATCTAGTGTGCGTCCGATCCAAACTGGTCAAGGTTACGAGATGCCCCCACCCCTGACTGGTACAACTCCTAAGCTAGAAGAATCTTCTGCACGCTGGCAAGAAAGAGTAAGCCTAATTCCTGGTAATCTGCAACGTCAGTTACTTAAGTCATATCGTGGTTTAAGCCCTAGAGTAGCAGAAGAAATTATTATTGCAGCAGGTTTATCACCCCAGCAGAATACAGATACTTTAGAAGCTGAACATTGGCAGGAGTTATTTAGCTACTGGCAAAAGTGGCTGATGGTTTTAAATAATCGTCAGTTCGATCCTGGCTGGTTAGCCAATGGTTATACAGTCTTGGGCTGGAATAAAATTGAATCAGCAGAGCGAGTGCAAACTTTACTTCATCACTACTACACCGACGAGGTTAATCAACAGCAGTTTAAGCAACTGCACCATCAGCTAAATCAGAAATTAACTAATCTGCTCAAAAAGCTAAACGTCAAAGCCAATAAATTCCGTCAACGTTTACAACAGTCTGCCGATGCGGATAGCGATCGCTCCTCAGCAGATTTGTTAATGGCACATCTTCATGAATGGCAGCCAGGCATGAAGTCAATAACTTTGAATGATTTTGAAACAGGCAAGCCAGTTAAAATCAAGCTTAATCCTGAAAAAAACGCGGTGCAGAATGCTCAGGCTCTCTATAAAAATAGCCAGAAGCTAAAAAGAGCCAAAGGGGCAGTTGTCCCTTTGCTGGCAGAAGTAGATAGTGAAATTAATTATTTATCTCAGGTGCAAACAGCCTTAAATCAGCTACAGGGAGAAAAAGTAATTGGTAGCTCGGAAAATCTCCACGCTCTAGAAGAAATTAAAGAAGAGCTAGTTCAACAAAATTATTTTGCTGTCGAACGTCAGGCAGATGACAGAAAAGTAGACCGAGATACCCAACCCTATCGCTATACTGCTCCATCTGGATGTGAAATTTGGATTGGACGCAATAATCGTCAAAACGATATTTTAACTTTCCGTACTGCCGTAGAATATGACCTCTGGTTTCATACCCAAGAAATACCTGGTAGTCATGTATTGCTGCGTTTAAATCCAGGTACAGTTCCCAGTGAGGCAGATCTTCAGTTTACTGCCGATCTGACAGCCTATTACAGTCAAGCTCGCGAAAGTGAACAAGTCCCAGTGACGTATACCAAGCCTAAATATGTTTACAAACCCAAAGGTGCAAAGCCTGGAATGGTAATTTATAAACAAGAAACAGTTATTTGGGGTAAACCTCAAGTAGCCAAAAAATATCTTTCTCAAAGAACATAA
- the gmk gene encoding guanylate kinase, with protein sequence MSVEQLGKLIVITGPSGVGKGTIVSLLLQRYPQLRVSVSATTRQPRSGETEGINYYFLSQKDFETAILNHELLEWAEYAGNYYGTPKAQVLEQIEQGNYVILEIELRGARAIANMFPAACRIFIMPPSIEELEQRIRSRGKNSEESIVQRLKIAREEMAAKDEFEVQIVNDDLEKAISKLEKAIFSENTE encoded by the coding sequence ATGTCAGTAGAACAGCTAGGTAAACTCATCGTCATCACAGGACCAAGTGGTGTAGGAAAGGGTACGATTGTCAGTCTACTATTGCAACGCTATCCTCAACTACGGGTGTCTGTTTCTGCTACTACTAGACAACCTCGTTCAGGAGAAACCGAAGGCATAAATTATTATTTTCTGAGTCAAAAAGACTTTGAAACGGCAATTCTTAATCATGAACTTTTAGAATGGGCAGAATACGCGGGAAATTATTATGGCACGCCCAAAGCTCAGGTATTAGAACAAATCGAGCAGGGAAACTACGTCATTTTAGAAATAGAGTTAAGAGGAGCTAGAGCGATCGCCAATATGTTTCCTGCCGCTTGCCGTATTTTTATTATGCCTCCTTCTATTGAGGAACTAGAACAGAGAATTAGAAGCAGAGGCAAAAACTCAGAAGAGTCAATCGTCCAACGGTTAAAGATTGCTAGAGAAGAAATGGCAGCCAAAGATGAATTTGAAGTTCAAATTGTCAATGATGATTTAGAAAAGGCGATCTCTAAGTTAGAAAAGGCTATTTTTTCTGAGAATACTGAGTAA
- the menH gene encoding 2-succinyl-6-hydroxy-2,4-cyclohexadiene-1-carboxylate synthase, with the protein MIGDRQKPIILFFHGFMGNSNDFLELIDLICPQFCCLVVDLPGHGKTKVRQDDNYQIPNICRALIQLIKTLKIKSCFLVGYSMGGRIALYLAIHFSHYFKGVILESASPGLRTQAERELRIKQDSKLIEKLKYQDFALFLQQWYSNSLFTSFTLHPNYQQAIAKRLDNNPLKLAKSLLHGGLGQQPSLWNHLPEAHVPMLLVVGELDQKFIAINQQIDLLCRFSKLEIVKNSGHNVHFEQTLEFVQLIKSFIQSID; encoded by the coding sequence TTGATTGGTGATCGTCAAAAGCCAATTATTTTATTTTTTCATGGTTTTATGGGAAATAGTAATGACTTTTTAGAATTAATTGATTTAATTTGTCCACAATTTTGCTGTCTTGTAGTTGATTTACCTGGTCATGGTAAAACTAAAGTTAGGCAAGATGATAACTATCAAATACCTAATATTTGCCGAGCATTAATTCAACTCATAAAAACTCTAAAAATAAAGTCTTGTTTTTTAGTAGGCTATTCAATGGGAGGCAGAATTGCCTTATATTTAGCTATTCATTTTTCTCATTATTTTAAAGGAGTTATTTTAGAATCTGCTTCTCCAGGATTGCGAACACAAGCAGAGCGAGAATTGCGCATTAAACAAGATTCTAAATTAATAGAAAAACTTAAATATCAAGACTTTGCTTTATTTTTACAGCAATGGTATAGCAATTCTTTATTTACTTCTTTTACTTTGCATCCGAATTATCAACAGGCGATCGCCAAAAGATTGGATAATAATCCTCTCAAACTGGCTAAGTCTCTACTTCATGGGGGTTTGGGTCAGCAACCGTCTCTTTGGAATCATTTACCAGAAGCCCACGTACCGATGCTGCTTGTAGTGGGTGAGCTTGACCAAAAGTTTATAGCTATTAATCAACAAATTGACCTCTTATGTCGCTTTTCTAAATTAGAAATTGTCAAAAACAGTGGTCATAATGTTCATTTTGAACAGACTTTAGAGTTTGTTCAATTGATAAAGTCTTTTATACAAAGCATCGATTAA
- the mrdA gene encoding penicillin-binding protein 2 encodes MLQTKSQEPINRSVGRQLQTIPLAMVISLILFGGIGWRLSYLQIQRGDLNQLKADQNRTRIVPKPPVRGSILDRQGKVLATNRSSYSAYLWPKAYKQKNWVKNRDIIAAILNIDAQDLQKRVEEAGYNYPSLIPIARHLTPAQITALEEYHSQFQWVEIDIGKVRYYPQGNFAAHILGYTGELDQEQLEQKKSKGYRLGDVIGKMGVESGYESELRGKWGGLKLEVDGGGRIIRYLGENPAKLGKDIKLTIDADVQKAAEAALGTRKGAIVALDPNNGAVLAMASYPSFDPNIFSTSVTTETWKELQAQGNPFLNMALRAFPPASTFKIVTDTAGMESGKYPPNTILGTYPYLSVGGTRFGEWNKSGFGPLGYVSALAWSSNTFHGQIGQGVGGEELIKWARAYGLGKLTGIELQGETAGLIADDAWKRRNFDNWGWTVGDTVNMSIGQGFTTATPLQIAVMFSAIANNGYRVKPHLRETDNQTKQAQRVNLNLKPTTLSTIQQGLRAVVNGGTGTKLNSPDIPPGAGKSGTAEAPPGEAHTWFGAYAPFDKPEIVVVAFAEHSGGGGGSVAAPLVRQVMEAYFKLKK; translated from the coding sequence ATGTTACAAACCAAGTCTCAAGAGCCAATTAATCGTAGTGTAGGCAGACAGTTGCAAACAATTCCTCTTGCCATGGTAATTAGTTTGATTCTTTTTGGAGGAATTGGCTGGCGTTTGAGTTATTTACAAATACAACGGGGAGACTTAAACCAATTAAAAGCCGATCAAAACCGAACTCGTATTGTTCCCAAACCACCAGTTAGAGGCAGCATTCTAGATCGTCAGGGAAAAGTTTTAGCCACCAATCGTTCATCTTATTCTGCTTACTTGTGGCCCAAGGCATACAAACAAAAAAACTGGGTAAAAAACCGCGATATTATTGCTGCAATCTTAAATATTGATGCCCAAGATTTACAAAAAAGAGTAGAAGAAGCAGGATATAACTATCCGAGCTTAATTCCCATTGCTCGTCATCTAACTCCAGCGCAAATTACGGCACTAGAAGAATATCATTCTCAGTTTCAGTGGGTGGAAATAGATATTGGCAAAGTAAGATACTACCCCCAAGGAAACTTTGCTGCTCATATTCTCGGCTATACAGGGGAATTAGACCAAGAGCAATTAGAGCAAAAAAAATCAAAAGGTTATCGTCTTGGGGACGTAATCGGCAAAATGGGCGTAGAGTCTGGCTATGAATCTGAACTTAGAGGCAAATGGGGTGGATTAAAGCTCGAAGTTGATGGTGGAGGACGCATTATTCGATATTTGGGTGAAAATCCCGCCAAATTAGGCAAAGATATTAAATTAACCATTGATGCTGATGTGCAAAAAGCTGCCGAAGCTGCTTTAGGAACAAGAAAAGGCGCAATTGTTGCTTTAGATCCTAATAATGGCGCGGTGTTGGCGATGGCGAGTTATCCTAGCTTCGATCCCAATATTTTTTCTACTTCTGTGACGACAGAAACCTGGAAGGAATTACAGGCGCAGGGTAATCCTTTCCTCAATATGGCTTTACGGGCTTTTCCTCCCGCTTCTACATTTAAAATAGTTACCGATACAGCAGGAATGGAATCGGGAAAGTATCCTCCTAACACTATTTTGGGTACATATCCCTATTTATCTGTCGGGGGGACAAGATTTGGAGAATGGAATAAAAGCGGTTTTGGACCATTAGGATATGTATCTGCCTTGGCTTGGAGTAGTAATACTTTTCATGGTCAAATTGGACAGGGAGTTGGCGGCGAAGAGTTAATCAAATGGGCAAGAGCTTATGGTTTAGGGAAATTAACAGGCATCGAATTACAAGGAGAAACAGCAGGACTGATTGCCGACGATGCTTGGAAACGCCGTAATTTTGACAATTGGGGCTGGACTGTAGGGGATACGGTTAATATGTCGATCGGTCAAGGGTTTACCACCGCCACGCCTTTACAAATAGCCGTTATGTTTAGTGCGATCGCGAATAATGGATATCGAGTAAAGCCTCATTTACGAGAAACAGATAATCAAACCAAACAAGCTCAAAGAGTAAACCTAAACCTCAAGCCCACTACCTTATCTACTATTCAACAAGGACTTAGAGCCGTAGTCAACGGAGGAACAGGGACAAAATTAAATTCTCCTGATATTCCCCCAGGGGCAGGAAAAAGCGGTACGGCAGAAGCACCTCCAGGAGAAGCTCATACTTGGTTTGGAGCTTATGCCCCTTTTGATAAACCAGAAATTGTGGTGGTGGCTTTTGCTGAACATTCTGGTGGTGGCGGTGGTTCGGTAGCTGCACCTTTGGTAAGACAGGTAATGGAAGCTTATTTTAAACTTAAAAAGTAG
- a CDS encoding RDD family protein, whose protein sequence is MRFFNQINLQTPESVELEFTLAGIGNRAFALIIDYIIISLTALLTWGVSYFFAYQIDPGFIFGSNPDLLAQWIIAIQSLVAFAIYAGYFVILETLWQGQTPGKKWTKIRVIRDNGKPERLPQAILRALLRPVDDILFIGVFFIFFSQKEKRIGDLVAGTLVVQDEQASKSANFDISPEAQDLAVQLKIESEITNLLPEDFATIRDFLQRRQNIMLEYQHQLSRKLAEQVKEIILLEKVPENYSNSQFLEAIYLAYQQNNDY, encoded by the coding sequence ATGCGTTTTTTTAATCAAATTAATTTACAAACTCCAGAAAGCGTCGAACTTGAATTTACTTTAGCAGGGATTGGCAATCGCGCATTTGCTTTAATCATAGACTACATAATTATCAGCTTGACTGCTTTACTAACTTGGGGAGTTAGCTATTTCTTTGCTTATCAAATCGATCCAGGGTTTATTTTTGGTTCAAATCCAGACCTACTTGCACAGTGGATTATAGCAATTCAATCTCTCGTTGCTTTTGCCATTTATGCTGGCTATTTTGTAATTTTAGAAACCCTCTGGCAGGGACAAACTCCAGGCAAAAAATGGACAAAAATTAGAGTTATTCGCGATAACGGTAAGCCAGAAAGGTTGCCTCAAGCTATTTTACGAGCATTACTTAGACCAGTAGATGATATCTTGTTCATCGGCGTATTTTTTATATTCTTTTCTCAAAAAGAGAAACGTATCGGTGATTTAGTTGCAGGGACACTTGTAGTTCAAGATGAACAGGCATCTAAATCTGCTAATTTTGATATTTCCCCAGAAGCTCAAGATTTAGCGGTTCAACTAAAAATTGAGTCTGAGATAACTAATTTACTGCCAGAAGATTTTGCCACCATTCGCGATTTTCTCCAGCGTCGTCAAAATATTATGTTGGAATATCAGCATCAATTAAGCCGTAAATTAGCCGAACAGGTTAAAGAAATTATTTTGTTAGAAAAAGTTCCCGAAAACTATAGTAACAGCCAATTTTTAGAGGCGATCTATCTAGCTTATCAACAAAACAATGATTATTAA